GCGCTGGGCATGGCCGCCGTGATGCGCGACCACTTGCGCGTGTAGTCGGCAATGCCAAAGCCGGCCAGCGCACGCGAGATCGACCCGGTGTCGCGCACCGCCTCCGCCATGCCGGGAAAGCGCCTGGGATCGAAATAATGCTCGGACACGTCGATGGTCCGCGCCTCGGCCTTGCCCACCATCTGCACGTGCAGGATGTCGGCATTGCGCGCCAGGCCCAAATGCTTGGCAATCTCCGGCGCGCGCAGCGTCTGGCTGTCCACCAGTTCCAGGTGCCCGCGCATGCCCTGCGCGGCCAGGTTCTGCGAGAACCGCGTGCGCCGGCCAATCGCATAGTCGATCGCGTGTTCCTGCACGAACGTGCCGCGGCCCTGCTCGATGCGCACCAGCCCGCTCAGCTCCAGCTCGCCCATCGCGCGGCGGATGGTGTGGCGGTTCACGGCAAAGCGCGTGGCCAGTTCCGGCTCCGGCGGCAGTTGCTCGCCGGGCCCATAGAGTTTGTTGCGGATGTCCTCCGCCAGCGCCTCGCCAATCTGGCGCCAGACCGCCACGCCGGAACCGCGTTCCACTTCCCGATCAGACATCGTTCGTCCTGCCCTGTGTCATCAAGCCTTAATGGTTGCCGTGCGATTGTGCCTCAGACCCGGCGCCCGCGCGGCGTGCCCGAGCAAATCCCCGACCCGTCATGAAACGTTCACGTGCCTGTGGTCTAGTATCGCCGTGTTGTGTTAGTTTACATCTAAACGTATAGACGTATAGGGGTGATCATGCAGAATGAAACCGCCGGCCCGGCCGATGCGGCGAATACAGCGCGTGCCGCATGGCTGCGGGTGCTGGCGCTGGCCCAGTCCGATGCACTGGACGCCGCCTGCGCCCGGCTGTTCGCGGCCGCGCCCGCACCCGGCTACCGCCTGCTGCGCAAGCCGGAATCGGGCATGGCCATGGTGCGCGCCCGGGCCGGCGGCACCGGCGCCCAGTTCAACCTTGGCGAGATGTCCGTCACGCGCTGCGCCGTGGTGCTGGACACCCCGGACACTCCGGACGCCCAGGCCATCGCGGGCATGGCCTACGTGCAGGGCCGCGGCCAGCGCCATGCCGAACAGGCCGCGCTGCTCGACGCCCTGCTGCAGCGGCCCGACTGGCACCAGCGCGTGCAGGACGCCGTGATCGCCCCGCTGGCCCAGGCCATGGCCGACCGCGCTGCGCGGCAGGCCGCCACGGCGGCGCAAACCCGCGTCGAATTCTTCACGATGGCCCGCGGAGACGACTGATGCCCCCCACCGATAGCCCGATGACCGCCACGCCCCACGCCCGCGCCACGCCGTCGCTGCTGCCCGGCTTCGACAACCCGGTGGACGACGCGCAGGCCGTGTTCCGCGCCACGCTCGACGCGTTCGCGCATCCCGGCCGGCTGCAGACCCTGCCCGCCGCCAGCGGCCAGCCCGACGGCCTGTCGCCCACGCTGACCGCCCTGCTGCTGACGCTGGCCGATCCCGACACGCCGGTCTGGCTGCCCGCCAGCGTGCCCGCAGCCGCCCGCGCGTTCCTGCGCTTCCACTGCGGCTGCCCGCTGGTCGATGCCGTGGCCGACGCCACGTTCGTCTGCGTGCCGGCCGGCCACGCCATGCCCGCGCTGGCCGACTGCGCGCAGGGCCTGCCCGACTATCCCGACCGCTCGGCCACGCTGCTCGTCGAGGTGGCGTCGCTGCACGACGGCGACGCGCTGACGCTGCGCGGCCCCGGCATCGAGACCACCCAGCCGCTGCGCATGCGCGGCCTGCCCGACGACTTCCGCGCGGCCTGGCGTGCCAACAACGCCCGCTTTCCGCTCGGCGTGGACCTGCTGCTGGCCAGCGGGCCGCACTTCTGCGCCATGACGCGCACCACGCAGGTGGAGGACTGACATGTACGTAGCCGTCAAGGGTGGCGAGCGCGCCATCCTCAATTCCTACCGGATGCTGGACACCTATCGCCGCGGCGACCCGTCCGTGCCCGACGTCACGCTGGCGCAGATCCGCGAGCAAATGCCGCTGGCCGTGGCCCGCGTGATGGCCGAGGGCTCGCTGTACGACCCGCACCTGGCCGCGCTGGCGCTGAAGCAGGCGGCCGGCGACCAGATCGAGGCCATCTTCCTGCTGCGCGCGTACCGCACCACGCTGGCGCGCTTTGGCTACACCGCGCCGCTGGACACCGGCACCATGCAGTTGCAGCGCCGCATCTCGTCGACGTTCAAGGACGTGCCCGGCGGACAGGTGCTGGGGCCCACCTACGACTACACCCAGCGGCTGCTCGACTTCACGCTGGAAGCGGGCCGCGAGCCGGAGCCGCTGCCGCCGTCGCCCGCGCCGCTGGCGGCCAGCATGCCGCGCGTGACCGGCCTGCTCGAAGCCGAATCGCTGGTCGAGGCCGACACGATCCCCGACGGCGACCCCGCCCCGCCCGACCTGACGCGCGAGCCGCTGTCCTTCCCGGCCGGGCGCCCGGCGCGGCTGCAGAACCTGGCCCGCGCAGACGAGGGCTTCCTGCTGTCGATGGGCTACTCCACGCAGCGTGGCTACGGCAACTCGCACCCGTTCGCGGCCGAGATCCGCTACGGAAGCTGCGAGGTCGAGATGTTCATCGAGGAGCTGGGCTTCGCGGTGACCGTGGGAGAGGTGGAGCTGACCGAGTGCCAGATGGTGAGCCAGTTCGCCGGCAACGCCGACGAGGCGCCGCGCCTGACGCGCGGCTACGGGCTGGTGTTCGGCTACAACGAGCGCAAGGCCATGTCGATGGCGCTGGTGGACCGCGCGATGCGGGCCGCCGAACTGGGCGAGGCCGCCGACAACCCCGCCAACGACATCGAGTTCATGCTGTACCACAGCGACAACGTCGAGGCGTCGGGCTTCGTCCAGCACCTGAAGCTGCCGCACTACGTCGACTTCCAGGCCAACCTGGAACTGCTGCGCCGGCTGCGCGCCGCGCAGGGCGAGCCGGCGGCCCAGGCCGACCAGGCCGACCAGGCCGCCCCATCGCAACCGCAACCGTCGCCATCGCAAGAGGAGTCGCTGGCATGACCGCCGCCCACGCTACCCCCGTCACCGCCCCCGTGGCGCGCGACGACCACTACAACTTCGGCTACCTGGACGAATCGACCAAGCGCATGCTGCGCCGCGCGCTGCTCAAGGCCGTGGCCATTCCCGGCTACCAGGTGCCGTTCGGCAGCCGCGAGATGCCGCTGCCCTACGGCTGGGGCACCGGCGGCATCCAGGTGACCGCCGCCATCATCGGCCGGCAGGACGTGCTCAAGGTGATCGACCAGGGCTCCGACGACACCACGAACGCCATCAACATCCGCCGCTTCTTCGGCCGCGTGACCGGCGTGCAGACCACCGAGCGCACCGCCGAGGCGACGATCATCCAGACCCGCCACCGCATTCCCGAGACGAAGCTGCGCGCGGGCCAGACCATGGTCTACCAGGTGCCCATCCCCGAGCCGTTGCGCTGGCTGGAACCGAGCGAGACCGAAACACGCACGATGCACGCGCTGGCCGAGTATGGGTCCATGCACGTCAAGCTCTACGAGGACATCGCCCACCATGGCCATATCGCCACGACGTACGACTACCCGGTCATCGTCAACCAGCGCTACATGATGCGCCCGTCGCCAATCCCCAAGTTCGACAACCCCAAGCTGGACCGCAGCCCGGCGCTGATGCTGTTCGGCGCCGGCCGCGAGAAGCGCGTGTACGCGGTGCCGCCGTACACGTCGGTCAAGAGCCTGGACTTCGTGGACCACCCGTTCACCGTCGAGAAGTGGTCGAGCTGCTGCGCGCAGTGCGGCGCCACCGACAGCTACCTGGACGAGATCATCACCGACGATGCCGGCACGCGCATGTTCGTGTGCTCGGACACCGAGTACTGCGCCGACCGCCAGGCCGCGCAGGCCGTGCAGACCGCCGCCGGAGGCCAGCCATGAACGCCACACCGCTGCTGTCCGTCCGCAGCCTGACCCACACGTGGGACGGCACGCACGGCTGCCATGACGTCAGCTTCGACCTGTATCCGGGCGAGGTGCTCTGCGTGGTTGGCGAATCGGGCTCCGGCAAGAGCACGCTGCTGCAGGCACTGTCGATGCAGGTGCGCGCCCAGCGCGGCAGCGTGCACTACGACATGCGCGAGACCGGGCTGACCGACCTCGCGTCGCTGTCCAGCGCGCGCATGCGGCTGCTGGCCCGCACCGACTGGGGCTTCGTGCGCCAGCACGCCCGCGACGGCCTGCGCATGCAGGTCAGCGCCGGCGCCAACATCGCCGAGCGGCTGATGGCCGTGGGCCACCGCCACTATGGCGACCTGCGCGAGATTGCCGGCGCGTGGCTGGAGAAGATGGAAATCGACCTGGCCCGGCTGGACGACGTGCCGGGCACGTTCTCGGGCGGCATGCAGCAGCGGCTGCAGATTGCGCGCAACCTGGTCACCCATCCGCGCCTGGTCTTCATGGACGAGCCCACCGCGTCGCTGGACGTGTCGGTGCAGGCCCGCCTGCTGGACCTGATGCGCCGCCTGGTGACCGACCTGGGCCTGGCCGCCGTGCTGGTCACGCACGACCTGGCCGTGGCGCGGCTGCTGGCCCACCGCACGCTCGTGATGCAGGGCGGCCGCGTGGTGGAACAGGGCCTGACCGACCAGATTCTCGACGACCCGCAGCACCCGTACACCCAGCTGCTGGTTTCCTCCATCCTGCAGGGCTGACCATGATGCAAGCAGATACCGCCAAGCTGGTCGAGGTGCGCGGCCTCGGCAAGATGTTCACGTTGCACAACCAGGGCGGCATCCGGCTGCCCGTGCTGCAGGCAATCGACTTCGACGCGTCGCGCGGCGAATGCCTGGTGCTGTCCGGCCGCTCGGGCACCGGCAAGAGCACGCTGCTGCGCTGCCTCTACGGCAACTACCTGGCCACCGAAGGCACGATCCGGCTGCGCGACACCAGCGCGCCCGGCGAGCCGTGGGTGGCCCTGACCGGCGCGCCCGAGCAGCAGGTGCTAGGGCTGCGGCGCGACGTGATCGGCTACGTCTCGCAGTTCCTGCGCGCCATCCCGCGCGTGTCCGCGCTGGACGTGGTGGCCGATCCGCTGCAGCAGCGCGGCGCCAGCCACGAGGAAGCGCGCGCCCGCGCGGCCGTGCTGCTGGAACGGCTGAACCTGCCGCGCCGGCTCTGGGACCTGCCGCCCGCCACGTTCTCGGGCGGCGAGCAGCAGCGCGTGAACATCGCGCGCGGGCTGATCGGCGGGCACCCGGTGCTGCTGCTGGACGAACCGACCGCCTCGCTCGACGCCGACAACCGCGCCGTGGTCATCGCCCTGATCCGCGAAGCACTGGCCGAGGGCCGCGCGCTGATCGGCATCTTCCACGACGAGGCCGTGCGCGACGCCGTGGCCACGCGCGCGCTGCCGCTGCAACCCGTGGTGGCCGCCAACGCATGAAGGCCTGGACTTCCTGACGCCCGCCGCCGAGCCCCGCCTCGACATACCGCCCCCAACCCCCGACTCCGAACCGGACATGTCCTCCACCTACCTGACGCACGCCACGCTGGTCCTGCCCGACCGTGTGCTGCATGACAGCGCCCTGCTGATCGCCGATGGCCAGATCGCCGCCATCGAACCGGCCGCGGCCCCCGCCGGCGCGCAAGTGATCGACCTGCGCGGCCACACCGTGATGCCGGGCTTGATCGACGTCCACTGCGACGCCATCGAAAAGGAAGTGGAACCGCGCGCCAACGTGCTGTTCCCGCTCGACTTTGCCGTGGCGCAGGTGGACCGCCGCAACGCCGCGGCCGGCATCACCACGCCGTACCACGCGCTGTCGTTCGCCAGCAACCAGTTCGGCGTGCGCAACAACGACACGGCCGCCACGCTGGTGCGCACCGTGGCCGCCTACAACCGGCACGGGCTGGTCGACAACCGCATCCACTGCCGCTACGAGGTGACCGACGCGGCGGCCGTGCCGGTGCTGGAGGCGCTGATGGCCGAAGGCGTGGTGGACCTGCTGTCGGTCATGGACCACTCGCCCGGCCAGGGCCAGTTCAAGACGCTCGACGCGTACCTGTCGTACATGATGGGCAACCACGGCATGAGCCGCGACGAGGCCGCCGACGCGGCCGCGCGCAAGACCGCCGAGCTGGACGGCGCCACCGAGCGCGTGAACCGCCTGGTGGCGCAGGCCCACGCGCTGGGCATCCCGACGGCCAGCCATGACGACGATTCGCCGCAGCGCATTGCCGCCATGCAGGCGCTGGGCGTGCGCATGAGCGAGTTTCCGATCAACCTGGAGACGGCGCGCGCCGCGTCGGCGCATCGGCTGCCGACCATCCTGGGCGCGCCCAACGTGCTGCGCGGCAAAAGCCAGAGCGGGTCGATGCGGGCCATCGACGCCATCCAGGCCGGCGTGGGCAACATCCTCTGCTCGGACTACCAGCCGTCGACGCTCATTGCCGCCGCGTTTGCCGCGTCGGGGCTGGCCGGGCTGCCGCTGAACGACGCGCTGGCGCTGGTCACCGCCAATCCGGCCGACGCCTGCCTGCTGGCCGACCGCGGCCGGCTGCTGCCGGGCCAGCGCGCCGACGTGATCGCCGTGGCCAGCGTGGCCGATCAGCCGCTGGTCACGCACACGTGGTCGGCCGGGCGGCTGGTGTTCGCGGCCGGCTATCCGGCCGTCCAGCA
This sequence is a window from Cupriavidus pauculus. Protein-coding genes within it:
- the phnF gene encoding phosphonate metabolism transcriptional regulator PhnF yields the protein MSDREVERGSGVAVWRQIGEALAEDIRNKLYGPGEQLPPEPELATRFAVNRHTIRRAMGELELSGLVRIEQGRGTFVQEHAIDYAIGRRTRFSQNLAAQGMRGHLELVDSQTLRAPEIAKHLGLARNADILHVQMVGKAEARTIDVSEHYFDPRRFPGMAEAVRDTGSISRALAGFGIADYTRKWSRITAAMPSAPVARLLNQPKTRPVLQVEALNVDIDGVPVQYSLTRFAGDWVQLTVSDND
- the phnG gene encoding phosphonate C-P lyase system protein PhnG, whose protein sequence is MQNETAGPADAANTARAAWLRVLALAQSDALDAACARLFAAAPAPGYRLLRKPESGMAMVRARAGGTGAQFNLGEMSVTRCAVVLDTPDTPDAQAIAGMAYVQGRGQRHAEQAALLDALLQRPDWHQRVQDAVIAPLAQAMADRAARQAATAAQTRVEFFTMARGDD
- the phnH gene encoding phosphonate C-P lyase system protein PhnH, which gives rise to MPPTDSPMTATPHARATPSLLPGFDNPVDDAQAVFRATLDAFAHPGRLQTLPAASGQPDGLSPTLTALLLTLADPDTPVWLPASVPAAARAFLRFHCGCPLVDAVADATFVCVPAGHAMPALADCAQGLPDYPDRSATLLVEVASLHDGDALTLRGPGIETTQPLRMRGLPDDFRAAWRANNARFPLGVDLLLASGPHFCAMTRTTQVED
- a CDS encoding carbon-phosphorus lyase complex subunit PhnI; translation: MYVAVKGGERAILNSYRMLDTYRRGDPSVPDVTLAQIREQMPLAVARVMAEGSLYDPHLAALALKQAAGDQIEAIFLLRAYRTTLARFGYTAPLDTGTMQLQRRISSTFKDVPGGQVLGPTYDYTQRLLDFTLEAGREPEPLPPSPAPLAASMPRVTGLLEAESLVEADTIPDGDPAPPDLTREPLSFPAGRPARLQNLARADEGFLLSMGYSTQRGYGNSHPFAAEIRYGSCEVEMFIEELGFAVTVGEVELTECQMVSQFAGNADEAPRLTRGYGLVFGYNERKAMSMALVDRAMRAAELGEAADNPANDIEFMLYHSDNVEASGFVQHLKLPHYVDFQANLELLRRLRAAQGEPAAQADQADQAAPSQPQPSPSQEESLA
- a CDS encoding alpha-D-ribose 1-methylphosphonate 5-phosphate C-P-lyase PhnJ — translated: MTAAHATPVTAPVARDDHYNFGYLDESTKRMLRRALLKAVAIPGYQVPFGSREMPLPYGWGTGGIQVTAAIIGRQDVLKVIDQGSDDTTNAINIRRFFGRVTGVQTTERTAEATIIQTRHRIPETKLRAGQTMVYQVPIPEPLRWLEPSETETRTMHALAEYGSMHVKLYEDIAHHGHIATTYDYPVIVNQRYMMRPSPIPKFDNPKLDRSPALMLFGAGREKRVYAVPPYTSVKSLDFVDHPFTVEKWSSCCAQCGATDSYLDEIITDDAGTRMFVCSDTEYCADRQAAQAVQTAAGGQP
- the phnK gene encoding phosphonate C-P lyase system protein PhnK: MNATPLLSVRSLTHTWDGTHGCHDVSFDLYPGEVLCVVGESGSGKSTLLQALSMQVRAQRGSVHYDMRETGLTDLASLSSARMRLLARTDWGFVRQHARDGLRMQVSAGANIAERLMAVGHRHYGDLREIAGAWLEKMEIDLARLDDVPGTFSGGMQQRLQIARNLVTHPRLVFMDEPTASLDVSVQARLLDLMRRLVTDLGLAAVLVTHDLAVARLLAHRTLVMQGGRVVEQGLTDQILDDPQHPYTQLLVSSILQG
- the phnL gene encoding phosphonate C-P lyase system protein PhnL; amino-acid sequence: MMQADTAKLVEVRGLGKMFTLHNQGGIRLPVLQAIDFDASRGECLVLSGRSGTGKSTLLRCLYGNYLATEGTIRLRDTSAPGEPWVALTGAPEQQVLGLRRDVIGYVSQFLRAIPRVSALDVVADPLQQRGASHEEARARAAVLLERLNLPRRLWDLPPATFSGGEQQRVNIARGLIGGHPVLLLDEPTASLDADNRAVVIALIREALAEGRALIGIFHDEAVRDAVATRALPLQPVVAANA
- a CDS encoding alpha-D-ribose 1-methylphosphonate 5-triphosphate diphosphatase, which gives rise to MSSTYLTHATLVLPDRVLHDSALLIADGQIAAIEPAAAPAGAQVIDLRGHTVMPGLIDVHCDAIEKEVEPRANVLFPLDFAVAQVDRRNAAAGITTPYHALSFASNQFGVRNNDTAATLVRTVAAYNRHGLVDNRIHCRYEVTDAAAVPVLEALMAEGVVDLLSVMDHSPGQGQFKTLDAYLSYMMGNHGMSRDEAADAAARKTAELDGATERVNRLVAQAHALGIPTASHDDDSPQRIAAMQALGVRMSEFPINLETARAASAHRLPTILGAPNVLRGKSQSGSMRAIDAIQAGVGNILCSDYQPSTLIAAAFAASGLAGLPLNDALALVTANPADACLLADRGRLLPGQRADVIAVASVADQPLVTHTWSAGRLVFAAGYPAVQHAAPREGALQAVA